One Lagenorhynchus albirostris chromosome 8, mLagAlb1.1, whole genome shotgun sequence genomic region harbors:
- the PEG10 gene encoding LOW QUALITY PROTEIN: retrotransposon-derived protein PEG10 (The sequence of the model RefSeq protein was modified relative to this genomic sequence to represent the inferred CDS: inserted 1 base in 1 codon) — protein MKQSEENNNLQNQVQKLTEENTSLREQVEPAPEEEEDDIELCGAAAAAAPATPIEEESPEDLPEKFDGNPDMLVPFMAQCQLFMEKSTRDFSIDRVRVCFVTSMMTGRAARWASAKLERSHYLMHNYPAFMTEMKHVFEDPQRREAAKRKIRRLRQGMGSVIDYSNTFQMIAQDLDWNEPALIDQYHEGLSDHIQAELSRLEVAKSLSALIGQCIHIERRLARAAAARKPRSPPRALVMPHVNSHHQVDPTEPVGGARMRLTQEEKERRRKLNLCLYCGNGGHYADNCPAKASKASPXGKLPGPAVEGPSATGPELIRSPQDDAASSPHLQVMLQIHLPGRHTLFVRAMIDSGASGNFIDHEYVAQNGIPLRVKDWPILVEAIDGRPIASGPVVHETHDLIVDLGDHREVLSFDVTQSPFFPIVLGVRWLSTHDPNITWSTRSIVFDSEYCRYHCRMYSPIPPALPPPAQPSLYYPVEGYRVYQPVRYYYVQNVYTPVDENVYPDNRLVDPNIEMIPGAHSIPSGHVYSLSEPEMAALRDFVARNVKDGLITPTVAPNGAQVLQVKRGWKLQVSYDCRAPNNFTIQNQYPRLSIPNLEDQAHLATYTEYVPQIPGYPTYPAYATYPTYPVGFAWYPVGRDGQGRSLYVPVMITWNPHWYRQPPVPQYPPPQPPPPPPPPPPPPSYSTM, from the exons ATGAAGCAGTCCGAGGAGAACAACAACCTGCAGAACCAGGTACAGAAACTCACAGAGGAGAACACCTCCCTCCGCGAGCAGGTGGAGCCCGCCcctgaggaggaggaagatgacaTTGAGCTCTGCGGAGCTGCAGCCGCTGCTGCCCCAGCCACTCCGATCGAGGAAGAGAGCCCAGAAGACCTTCCCGAGAAGTTTGACGGCAACCCAGACATGCTGGTGCCTTTCATGGCCCAGTGCCAGCTCTTCATGGAAAAGAGCACCAGAGATTTCTCCATCGATCGCGTGCGCGTCTGCTTCGTGACAAGCATGATGACCGGCCGTGCTGCCCGCTGGGCCTCCGCCAAGCTAGAGCGATCCCACTACCTGATGCACAACTACCCAGCCTTCATGACCGAAATGAAGCATGTGTTTGAAGACCCTCAGCGGCGCGAGGCTGCCAAACGCAAGATCAGACGTCTGCGCCAAGGCATGGGGTCAGTCATCGACTATTCCAACACTTTCCAGATGATCGCCCAGGACCTGGACTGGAACGAGCCTGCCTTGATTGACCAGTACCACGAGGGCCTCAGCGACCACATTCAGGCGGAGCTGTCGCGCCTCGAAGTCGCCAAGTCGCTGTCCGCACTGATCGGCCAGTGCATCCACATCGAGAGAAGGCTGGCCCGGGCAGCCGCCGCCCGCAAGCCGCGCTCCCCGCCCCGTGCGCTGGTGATGCCTCACGTCAACAGCCACCACCAGGTAGATCCGACCGAGCCCGTGGGAGGTGCCCGCATGCGCCTgacccaggaagaaaaagaaagacgcCGAAAGCTGAACCTGTGCCTCTACTGTGGGAATGGAGGTCACTACGCCGACAACTGTCCTGCCAAGGCCTCGAAGGCTTCGC GCGGGAAACTCCCCGGCCCCGCTGTAGAGGGACCTTCAGCGACCGGGCCGGAATTAATAAGGTCCCCACAAGATGATGCTGCTTCATCGCCACACTTGCAAGTGATGCTCCAGATTCATCTTCCGGGCAGACACACCCTGTTTGTCCGAGCCATGATTGATTCTGGTGCTTCCGGCAACTTCATTGACCACGAATACGTTGCCCAGAATGGCATTCCTCTGAGAGTCAAGGACTGGCCAATACTTGTAGAAGCGATTGATGGACGTCCCATAGCATCGGGCCCAGTTGTCCATGAAACGCACGACCTGATCGTCGACTTGGGAGATCACCGTGAGGTGCTGTCATTCGATGTGACTCAGTCTCCGTTCTTCCCCATCGTCCTAGGGGTGCGCTGGCTGAGCACACACGATCCCAACATCACGTGGAGCACCCGATCGATCGTCTTCGATTCCGAATATTGCCGATACCATTGCCGGATGTACTCTCCGATACCACCCGCGCTCCCACCACCAGCACAACCGTCATTGTATTACCCGGTGGAAGGATACAGAGTTTACCAACCCGTGAGGTATTACTACGTCCAGAATGTGTACACTCCAGTAGATGAAAACGTCTACCCAGACAACCGTCTGGTTGACCCTAACATAGAAATGATCCCTGGAGCACACAGTATTCCCAGCGGACACGTGTACTCACTGTCGGAACCCGAAATGGCAGCTCTGCGAGATTTTGTGGCCCGAAACGTGAAAGATGGGCTCATTACTCCCACCGTCGCACCCAACGGAGCCCAAGTTCTCCAAGTGAAAAGGGGGTGGAAACTGCAAGTTTCTTACGACTGCCGAGCTCCCAACAATTTCACCATCCAGAATCAGTATCCTCGACTGTCTATTCCAAATTTAGAAGACCAAGCTCACCTGGCGACGTACACTGAATACGTACCTCAAATACCAGGATATCCGACCTACCCTGCATATGCCACGTACCCGACCTACCCGGTAGGATTCGCCTGGTACCCCGTGGGGCGAGATGGACAGGGGCGATCGCTCTATGTCCCCGTGATGATCACCTGGAATCCGCACTGGTACCGCCAGCCACCGGTGCCCCAGTACCCACCGCcacagccgccgccgccgccgccgcccccacccccgccgccgtCTTACAGCACCATGTAA